The sequence TGGCCCTTTTTTTGTTCGGCGCGAAGCGTATCAGCGCGATGCGCGCAAAAACGCCTCGGAGAGGAACAGCGCGCTGACGTTGCGCGCCTCACGGAAATCCGGTTCCGCCAGCAGCGCCATCATGTTGGCGATCGGCCAGCGCACCTGCGGCAGGGGCTCTGGTTCATCCCCTTCCAGGCTCTGCGGATAGAGATCGTGCGCCAGCACGATATTCATTTTGCTGGAAAAGTAGGATGGCGCCATCGTCAGCTTGCTGAGAAAATCAAAGCGCTTCGCGCCGAATCCCACCTCTTCCATCAGCTCGCGGTTGGCCGCCTCCAGCACGCCCTCACCGGGATCGATCAGCCCTTTCGGGAACCCCAGCTCATAGGATTCGGTGCCCACCGCATATTCGCGGATCAGCAGCAGATCATCGCCAATCACCGGCACGATCATCACCGCTTCGCGATCCGAAGGCCGCATGCGCTCATACACCCGCCGAACCCCGTTGCTGAATTCCAAATCGACCGACTCGACGTTGAACAAACGCGAACGCGCGACCGTTTCCACTTTCAGAATTTTAGGTTTTTGCAGGTGTTTATCCATGATTGCCTCAAAAAGGTTACCCAGACGGGGACGGGGCAACCGAAATAATGATTGGCGTAACGCACGGCTCGTAGGCGCTCAAACGCTGACCAAATTCGATCCTGATCACATTGTGCGTTAAGGGCAAGCTCCGCCGCAACGCGCATGAGCAGTAATTTACTTTCTTTTAACAAGCGTAGCCAGCGGCCGGCGATTTTCCGTACTGATTCAGCAAACAGCGTGCAAGAAAATAGGATAATGCCGATATCGACGGCAGAGGCCGGTTGCTAGTATCACGCAGGCAAGAATCAGTGATAAAATGGCCTTGCGTCATGAAGGAATGAGATCCAGAGCGAGAATCTGTTTGTTCCCTCATTAGTTCTGGGTGCCTCCTGGCGGTTTACTCCGTATAATATTCAGCTTTTCATCAGGTTGGCGAAATTCACGGTGTGAGATGGGGATTGCATGAGCACAATAGTGTTGATATTGGCCTTAGTGCTTGTCTGTCTGATTGCCGCCGGTCTGTACCTGTGGTTCAAGGCCCGCAACCCGTCGGCGCTGGCGCACGCGCTGCCGTTTATCAAACCAGCCCACCGCAAGCTGACCGACGAAGAGCGCGCCGCGGTCGAATTCTACCTCAATCAGCAAAACAAGCTGAGCAACAAACTGTTGCCCGGCGGCGGCGCTACGCTGCCCGCGGCCAAGCTGGCGCTCACCCCGCAAAGCGATAACGTTTATCCCGTCACGCACGCCATCACCCGCTACGGGCTGGCCAGCGACGATCCCAATAAATGGCGCTATTACCTCGACGCTGAAGAGGTGCATCTGCCGCCGTTCTGGGAGCCGTATATCACCGCCGACAACCATGTGGAAGTGATCAGAACCCAGACGCTGCCGCTGGTGATTTCGCTCAACGGACATTCGCTGAAAGATCATATTCACGACCGGCCGCAGCCGCCGGTGGTGACCGCCGCGCCGACCAAAAACGCGTCCATCCGCAAGGAGGAGAGCGAGCATGTCGAGCTGGTCAATATTCGCAAGGAAACGCCGGAAGAGCATGCGCTGAACCGGCCGAACGGCATCCGTGAAGCCGTCATCATCTCCGCCGCGCTGCTGCTGCTGTTCTTCAGCCTGATAAGCCCGGTACTGGTGATCCCCTGGA comes from Serratia sarumanii and encodes:
- the nudE gene encoding ADP compounds hydrolase NudE codes for the protein MDKHLQKPKILKVETVARSRLFNVESVDLEFSNGVRRVYERMRPSDREAVMIVPVIGDDLLLIREYAVGTESYELGFPKGLIDPGEGVLEAANRELMEEVGFGAKRFDFLSKLTMAPSYFSSKMNIVLAHDLYPQSLEGDEPEPLPQVRWPIANMMALLAEPDFREARNVSALFLSEAFLRASR